In the bacterium genome, one interval contains:
- a CDS encoding ABC transporter permease, protein MFAQHVQTFLSSLKRKPWALAAFITIIIYIMIAVLVLAGLMPADPFARDGQAFMPPGKDFIFGTDYLGRSIAAKVLHGTYIALSVGFIASSIAIPFGAALGLAAGYFGKRVDDVVVWLYSTVNSIPSILLLLAISFVMGRGLSSIYLAVALTSWTSICRLVRAETFKIKRMPYVTAATSLGVSQFNVIFKHILPNVFHLVVIDFSLRFIYAIKSEAILSYLGLGVQGQPSWGIMIADSKNELLNGYWWQLAAATAAMFFLVLALNILADHLRDVLDPKTESD, encoded by the coding sequence ATGTTTGCCCAACATGTACAAACTTTTTTAAGTAGTCTTAAGCGTAAGCCTTGGGCTTTGGCAGCGTTCATCACCATTATTATTTATATTATGATTGCTGTTTTGGTTTTGGCTGGACTGATGCCTGCAGATCCTTTTGCAAGAGACGGCCAAGCCTTTATGCCTCCGGGTAAGGACTTTATTTTTGGTACCGATTATCTAGGCCGCAGTATAGCTGCTAAAGTACTGCATGGAACTTACATTGCTCTGTCTGTTGGCTTTATTGCTTCTTCTATTGCCATTCCTTTTGGGGCTGCGCTAGGCTTAGCAGCCGGCTACTTTGGTAAACGTGTGGATGATGTTGTGGTGTGGTTGTATTCCACGGTCAATTCTATTCCCTCTATTTTGTTGCTCTTGGCCATCAGCTTTGTCATGGGCAGGGGACTCAGCTCAATTTATTTGGCAGTAGCTTTGACCTCCTGGACCAGTATATGCCGTTTGGTTAGAGCAGAAACCTTTAAAATCAAACGCATGCCGTATGTAACGGCGGCTACAAGCTTGGGTGTTTCTCAATTTAACGTCATTTTTAAGCATATCTTACCCAATGTGTTTCACTTGGTGGTGATTGATTTTTCACTTCGCTTTATTTATGCCATCAAGTCTGAAGCCATTCTCAGTTATTTGGGCTTGGGTGTGCAAGGTCAACCCAGTTGGGGGATCATGATTGCTGACTCCAAAAACGAACTGCTCAACGGTTACTGGTGGCAATTGGCCGCCGCCACCGCTGCCATGTTTTTCTTGGTTTTGGCCCTGAACATTTTGGCCGATCATCTAAGAGATGTCTTAGATCCCAAAACCGAGTCTGATTAA